The sequence below is a genomic window from Thalassobaculum sp. OXR-137.
CGCATGGCTGATCCGGATGGTGCTGCTCTCCGGGTCGTCCGGCGACGAGGCGCAGCTCATGCTGTACGGCCAGAGCTTCGCGCTGGGCTACGATTTCGGGAATCCGCCGATCGCCGGCTGGCTGTCGGCCCTGGCCGAGAGGCTGGTCGGACCGACCCTCGGTGCCACCGTGGCGATCCGCTACGGCCTGCTGGCCCTGTTCTTCGCCGCCATGCTGGCCGCCGCGCGCGAGGCAATCGCCGACCGCCGTCTGGCCGCCGCCGCCGCCCTCTCGCCGGTGGCGTTCTGGTTCCTCGGCTGGGCCTCGCTGACGGTGTACATGGACAGCCTGGCCCTGATCGCCGCCCTGGCCGCAACGGTCTGGCTGATGCTGCGTCTGGTCCGGCTGCCGACCACCGCCGGCTTCGTCGGTCTGGTCCCGGTCGTTGCCGCCGGCCTGCTGGGCAAGTTCAGCTACGGACCCGCCTTGCTGCTGCTGATCCTGGCCGGCCTCGCGGTTCCGACGATGCGCGCCGTCGTGCTCGACCGCCGGTTCTGGCTGGCGGTGGTCGGTGGCGTGGTTTTGGCCGCCCCCGCCTATGTCTACGTGATCGCGCAGATGGACACCTGGCTCGCCGTCGCCGAGGCGCGGATCCTCGAGGGCGCCATCGCCGACGTGCCGCCCGACGGGCCGGTGGAGCGCGGCCTGCTCGCCCTGAAAGCGGCGTTCGACTTCTCGCTGCCCCTGCTTCCACTGTTCCTGCTCTTGTTCGGTCGACCGCTCTGGGCTCTGCGCAAAACGTCGCTGCCGCAGGGGCAGCACGCGGTCGTGCAGTGGTTGGGGCTATGGGTGGTGCTGGTCCTGCTGGCCCTTGGCGTGGCGATGGCCGTCGCCGGCGTGGACAAGCTGCGCCAGCACTACCTGTTCGTCCTCGTCCCGCTGCCGATCATGCTGTTCGCCCTGGTGCCGCCGGTGGCGACGGGCCGCCGGCTCATGGGCGGCTATCTCGGTATTCTTTGCGGTCTCGCCTTGGCGGCCCTGGGCGGGCTGGCGGCGCAGGCGGTCACGCAACCTTTCGACTGCACCAAGTGCCGCCTGGTGATGCCCTGGTCTGAATATGCCGGCCAGCTCCGTGCCGCCGGTTTCGAGGGCGGGACCATCGTCAGCCTGGATTCCCCCTCCACCGATGCCGGAGCGAACCTGCGCCGGCATCTCCAAGGGGTTCGGGTGTGGAGCAACAAGCGTCCGTTCTCCGTACCGCCGCCGCTGGAGCAGCCGGGGAGCTGCGTCGTGATCTGGAACGAGACCCGGTATCCGGAGACGCTCGCCACCCTGCGCGCCGGGCCCGTCGAGCAACTCGGCGGCCCGCTGCCGGAGAATGCGGTGGTCGGACATCTGAGCGCGGACCTGCCCCTGACCGGGAGGCCGGGGCCGGTGCTCGGCTACGCGTTGATCGTCGAGGGGATGGGCGGCTGCCGGTAGTCGCGCCGCCGCGCCGCACCGATCAGGCTAGAGAACACCGCGCGATGCCGGCTGCTCCAGGGCAGCAGCTCCGGGTGCCACTGCACGCCCAGGCGCATCGGGCCTTCCGTGGCTTCCACCGACTGGATGAACCCGGCCGCCTCCCGCGCCGCCACCACCAGGCCCTCGCCGACCACGTCGACCGCCTGATGGTGCAGCGCGTTGATCTTCAGCGGATCCGTGCCGGCGATCCGCGAGAGCAGGGTCCGTTCCTTGATCTCGACGGTCTTGCAGGGGAACAGCGAGCGTCTGTTCCGGTAGCCCGGTTTGGCGATCACGATGTCGCGCAGCAGGGTGCCGCCGCGATGCACGTTCAGAAGCTGCATGCCCCGGCAGATGCCCAGAATCGGTGCGCCCACCGCGTCGGCCCAGGCGATCCCCGCCAGTTCCAGCGCGTCGCGGTCCGGGTCGTAGGGCCACTCGTCGCTGGTATCGACGCCGTAGAGCCGCGCCTCGATATCGACCCCGCCGCCGATGATCAGCCCGTCCAGCCCCTCGAAATCCTCCCGGATTCCCGGGCCGATGGTGACCGGCCAGCCGCCCGCCAGCAGCACGTTGAAGGCATTGGCCAGGCGCATCGCCCGGCCCTTCCGCCTGCCGGTGGTGATGCCGATCCGCGGGCGCATCAGATGCGTTCCAGCCAGGAGCGGGCCCGGTCGCGTGCCCAGCCCCGGACCCGCCGCGACAGCTCGACCTCGTCGATGGCGAGTTCCTCCACCGAAAGCCAGCGCTCCCATTCGTGGGTGATCGACCAGAACGGGCTTTCCAGATCCGCGTTCGGCAGGCGCCAGTGGAAGGTCGGCCGGCTCGAGATCTTCTGGTCGGTCAGCCGGCCGCGGACGCGCGGCGCGTCGATATGGGCGAAGACCGGCAGCATGTCGAGTTCGCGGTTCCGGGTCGGATTGAAGGCGATGTAGTCGTCGATCAGGGTCGCCATGTCCGGATCGTACTCCGGATGCAGCACGTGCCGCATGTAATCGTCGCCGAAGGCGGCGACAAAGGGCAGCAGGGAGCGGGTGAAGTCCACCTGGATCGCCTCGCGCAGATCGGCGGACATCAGAAGATAGGCCTGCAGCACCTTGCGCAGGGTGGTGGCGTTGAGGTCGGTCTCCCAGAGCTCCGGGTTGAGATGCATGCCGAAGCCGTTCAGGAGGCCGGCCCGCGTTCCCTTCGCCCCGTTTTCCGCCAGGGCGCGCACGAGCAGGTCCAGCTCCCCGACCCGGTCGCCCGCGAGGGGCGGCGCCACGATCTCGGTCGGGACCACGTCGCGGCCGAGTTCCGCCAGCAGTTCCTTAGTCTGGTCGAGAATGCCCCCGTCGTCGCCAGCCTTCTGGATCCACGACCAGTCGAGCTCCACCGACAGATCGCCGATGGACGTGTCGCGGATGACGGCGGCATAGGGGCTGGAGTGCTCGACGGTCCCGCCCAACTCGTCGGCGATGATCCGGGCGGTCTCCAGAGTGCCGATGCCCCCGAACTCGATTTCGACGCCGACCTTGCGGCCGGCGCTCCGGCCGAGCGCTGAAGGAGGGGAGGCGGACATAGAGCGGGAAAATATGGTCTCCCGGTGTCATGTCAACCGGCGGCGCGACGACCGGCGGGTTTGACAGTCTCCGGCCCCCGCGCTACCGCAACGCCGATGGTCGAGATATCCGCTTCCGCCCCCGTGCCGACCGACGTCGCACCGTCTTCCTCCGCCTCCGGCGACCGGATCGCGGAGCGTCGGCGCATGGCCTGGCTCAAGCGTCTCTTCGCCGGCCAGAGCATGGCCCTTTCGATGATGGTCGCCGCCGGGTTCCTGGGCGCCGGCGTGGCGGTCGCCCAGGCCTGGGTGATCGCCGGCCTGATCGCCGATGCGATCGGTGGCGCCGGGATCGATGTGCTCTGGCCGCCCGCGATCCTCGCCCTCGCCCTGATCGTCCTGCGGGGCGGGCTGTCCGTGGCGGCCGACGCCATCGGTGCGTCCACCGCGTTCCGCATCAAGCAGGCGGTGCGCGGCCGCGTCCTCGCCGCCCTGGCGGCTCTCGGTCCGGCCTGGCTCGACAACCGGGCCAGCGGCGCGGTGACCGCGACCGCCGTCGATCAGGTGGAGGCCCTAGACGGCTTCGTCGCCCGGTTCTATCCGGCCCAGATCCTTGCTGCGGCGGTACCGCTGGGCCTGCTGGTTCCGGTCTTCCTGATCGACCTGCCGTCCGGCGGGATGCTGCTGGCGGCCGGTGCGCTGACGCCGGTGATCATGGGGCTGATCGGCTGGCGGACGGGGGTCCATGCGCGGTCTCAGGTCACCGCGATGAAGCGGGCCAACGGCTATTTCCTCGACCGCCTCCAGGGCCTCCCCACCCTCAAGCTGTTCGGCGAGATCGGCCGTGAGCGCGACCGGATGCGGGCGGTGTCCGACGACCTGCGGCGGCGGACCATGGGCGTGCTGCGGCTGGCCTTCCTGTCCTCCACCGCCCTGGAGCTGCTCTCTTCCCTGGCGCTGGCCCTGGTGGCGGTGCATCTGGCCGGCTCTCTGCTATCGGGCGACGGCCTGGCCCTGAGCGAAGGCCTGTTCGTCCTGATCCTGGTGCCGGAGATCTTCCAGCCGCTGCGCCGTCTCGGCATCCACTATCACGACAAGGCCGCGGCGTTCGGCGCGGCCGAGGCGATCCTCGAGATCCTCGACGCCGCGGACGGCTTGCCGGCGCCGGCGGAGTCCGTGTCGATCCACGCGGCGCCGCAACTGGTCTTCGAGCATCTCTCCCTGGCCTATCCCGGCGGCCGCCGGGTCGCGCTGGACGACGTCAGTTTCACCGTGGCGCCCGGCGAAGTCGTGGCCCTGGTCGGCGAGAGCGGATCCGGCAAGTCCACCCTGCTGTCCATCCTGCTCGGGCTGCGCCAGCCGAGTTCCGGCCGGGTGCTGGTCGACGGTGTGCCGGTTGAGGGACGCGCGCTGGTGCCGGCCATCGCCTGGGCCGGTCAGCGGGCGCGGATCCTGTCGGCCTCGCTGCGGGACAACCTCACCCTCGGCCGGCCCGGCGCGAGCGACGGCCAACTCGTCGATGCGGTGAGTGCCGCGTCCCTCGGCCCCGCGATCGGCCGGCTGCCGGACGGGCTCGACACCCGGGTCGGGGAAGGCGGGCGGATGCTGTCGGCCGGCGAGGCGCGCCGCCTTGTCCTGGCCCGCGCCCTGGTCCGCGATGCGCCACTCGTCCTGCTGGACGAACCGACGGCGAACCTGGACCGTGACAGCGAGGCGGCGGTGCTGTCGGCGCTCCGGACCCTGGCCAAGGGCCGGACGGTGCTCGTCGCCACCCATTCCCCGGCGGTGGTCGCCATGGCCGACCGGGTGGTGCGGCTGGAGCGCGGCCGGGTGGTCGAGGATCGGGCTACCGGCGCGTCGGAGGAGAGCCCGAATGGCTGACCTCCTGTATTTCCTGCGCCTGACCCGGGCGCGGGCGGGCTGGATGCTGCTCGGCGCGGTGCTGTCGGTGCTGGTGGTGGGGCTCGGGCTCGCCCTCCTCGGTCTGGCTGGTGCGGTGGCGGTGGGGGCGGTCGCGGCCGGTGCCTGGCTGTTGCGGCCGGTTGCTCTGGCCCGCTCGGCGGCGCGGTATCTGGAGAAGCTGACGACCCACGAGGCCACCTTCCGAATCCTCGCCGATATCCGCCTGTGGTTCTTCGACCGGCTGGCGCCGCTTGTGCCCGGC
It includes:
- a CDS encoding gamma-glutamyl-gamma-aminobutyrate hydrolase family protein, translating into MRPRIGITTGRRKGRAMRLANAFNVLLAGGWPVTIGPGIREDFEGLDGLIIGGGVDIEARLYGVDTSDEWPYDPDRDALELAGIAWADAVGAPILGICRGMQLLNVHRGGTLLRDIVIAKPGYRNRRSLFPCKTVEIKERTLLSRIAGTDPLKINALHHQAVDVVGEGLVVAAREAAGFIQSVEATEGPMRLGVQWHPELLPWSSRHRAVFSSLIGAARRRDYRQPPIPSTINA
- a CDS encoding amidoligase family protein, yielding MSASPPSALGRSAGRKVGVEIEFGGIGTLETARIIADELGGTVEHSSPYAAVIRDTSIGDLSVELDWSWIQKAGDDGGILDQTKELLAELGRDVVPTEIVAPPLAGDRVGELDLLVRALAENGAKGTRAGLLNGFGMHLNPELWETDLNATTLRKVLQAYLLMSADLREAIQVDFTRSLLPFVAAFGDDYMRHVLHPEYDPDMATLIDDYIAFNPTRNRELDMLPVFAHIDAPRVRGRLTDQKISSRPTFHWRLPNADLESPFWSITHEWERWLSVEELAIDEVELSRRVRGWARDRARSWLERI
- the cydD gene encoding thiol reductant ABC exporter subunit CydD → MAWLKRLFAGQSMALSMMVAAGFLGAGVAVAQAWVIAGLIADAIGGAGIDVLWPPAILALALIVLRGGLSVAADAIGASTAFRIKQAVRGRVLAALAALGPAWLDNRASGAVTATAVDQVEALDGFVARFYPAQILAAAVPLGLLVPVFLIDLPSGGMLLAAGALTPVIMGLIGWRTGVHARSQVTAMKRANGYFLDRLQGLPTLKLFGEIGRERDRMRAVSDDLRRRTMGVLRLAFLSSTALELLSSLALALVAVHLAGSLLSGDGLALSEGLFVLILVPEIFQPLRRLGIHYHDKAAAFGAAEAILEILDAADGLPAPAESVSIHAAPQLVFEHLSLAYPGGRRVALDDVSFTVAPGEVVALVGESGSGKSTLLSILLGLRQPSSGRVLVDGVPVEGRALVPAIAWAGQRARILSASLRDNLTLGRPGASDGQLVDAVSAASLGPAIGRLPDGLDTRVGEGGRMLSAGEARRLVLARALVRDAPLVLLDEPTANLDRDSEAAVLSALRTLAKGRTVLVATHSPAVVAMADRVVRLERGRVVEDRATGASEESPNG